Proteins encoded within one genomic window of Oncorhynchus keta strain PuntledgeMale-10-30-2019 unplaced genomic scaffold, Oket_V2 Un_contig_17444_pilon_pilon, whole genome shotgun sequence:
- the LOC118382502 gene encoding protocadherin-17-like, with product MYLSILFFLLLWAQALALKNLNYSVNEEQGPGTVIGNIAKDAKLGLGQGGQGKKSNFRVLENSAPHLIDVDPESGLLYTKQRIDRETLCRRNPKCQLSMEVFANDKEICMIKVDIVDINDNSPTFPSDQIDIDISENAAPGTRFPLTSAHDPDAGENGLKTYQITRDDYNLFSLDVKSRGDGTKFPELVIQRPLDREERNHHTLILTATDGGEYPRSGTMQINVKVIDSNDNSPVFEQPSYVVEIPENSPPGKVLIDLNATDPDEGSNGQVVYSFSGYAPDRIRELFSIDSRTGVIKIQGEIDYEENPIIEIDVQAKDLGPNPIPGHCKVTVNVIDRNDNWPSIGFVSVRQGAISEAAPPGTVIALVRVTDKDSGRNGKLQCRVLGNVPFKLEENYDNFYTVVTDRPLDREQQDEYNVTIVAKDNGTPPLNSTKSFTVKILDENDNVPRFTKAVYLLQVPENNIPGEYLGSVLALDPDLGQNGTVFYSILNSNVSGGDVNTFVNVNAANGAIYAVRSFNYEQIKFFDFKVLAKDAGSPHLESNSTVRVSVLDVNDNIPVIVLPLLLNDTAEIHVPRNVGVGYVVTTVRAVDNDYGESGRLTYEISDGNEEHLFEMDPVTGEVRTAHPFWEDVSPTVELIIRVMDHGKPTLTTAARLIVKAYSGPLPGGEPHINEEHHNWDTSLPLIVTLSIISMMLLAAMVTIAVKCKRENKEIRTYNCRIAEYSHPQLGKGKKKKINKNDIMLVQSEVEERDAMNVMNVVSSPSLATSPMYFDYQTRLPLSSPRSEVMYLKPTANNLSVPQGQGHGVGCHTSFTGPVTNTTDTPSSRMSIIQVGTRNHSTRFLLIYVNLCLFR from the coding sequence ATGTATCTTTCCATTTTATTTTTCCTTCTCCTTTGGGCTCAAGCCCTGGCTTTGAAAAACTTGAATTATTCCGTTAACGAAGAGCAAGGACCGGGGACGGTTATAGGCAACATTGCTAAAGATGCTAAACTCGGTCTCGGGCAAGGGGGACAAGGGAAAAAATCAAACTTCAGAGTTCTGGAGAATTCAGCGCCGCATCTCATCGATGTGGACCCGGAGAGCGGGCTGCTCTATACCAAGCAGCGCATCGACAGGGAAACACTGTGTCGGCGGAACCCCAAATGTCAGCTCTCCATGGAGGTATTTGCTAACGACAAAGAGATCTGCATGATTAAGGTAGATATAGTCGACATCAACGACAACTCGCCCACGTTCCCTTCCGATCAGATTGATATTGACATTTCTGAGAACGCTGCCCCGGGCACCCGCTTCCCGCTTACTAGCGCTCATGACCCGGACGCTGGGGAGAACGGGCTAAAAACCTACCAGATCACACGAGACGACTACAATCTGTTTTCTCTGGATGTAAAATCCCGCGGGGACGGAACTAAATTTCCCGAGTTAGTTATTCAACGGCCGTTAGACCGGGAGGAACGTAACCATCACACCCTCATCCTAACCGCTACGGACGGCGGGGAGTATCCCCGATCAGGAACCATGCAGATTAATGTGAAAGTTATTGACTCTAACGATAACAGCCCTGTGTTTGAACAGCCCTCTTATGTTGTAGAAATCCCAGAAAACTCCCCACCTGGGAAAGTATTGATAGATTTAAACGCCACAGACCCAGACGAGGGTTCCAATGGTCAGGTGGTTTATTCATTCAGCGGTTACGCCCCGGATAGAATCAGAGAACTCTTCTCTATAGATTCTAGAACGGGAGTCATAAAAATACAAGGAGAGATTGACTACGAGGAGAACCCTATTATAGAAATAGATGTTCAGGCTAAGGATTTAGGCCCTAACCCCATCCCAGGCCACTGTAAAGTAACTGTGAATGTGATTGACAGGAATGACAACTGGCCCTCTATAGGGTTTGTGTCTGTGAGGCAAGGGGCCATTAGCGAGGCAGCACCACCAGGCACGGTCATCGCCCTGGTCAGAGTCACGGATAAAGACTCTGGGAGAAACGGCAAGCTACAATGTAGAGTCTTGGGGAACGTTCCGTTTAAACTAGAGGAGAACTACGACAACTTCTACACCGTGGTGACGGACAGGCCTCTGGACAGAGAACAGCAGGACGAGTACAACGTCACCATCGTCGCCAAGGACAACGGCACGCCGCCCCTCAACTCCACCAAGTCGTTCACGGTGAAGATTCTAGACGAGAACGATAACGTTCCGCGTTTCACCAAAGCCGTGTATCTGCTCCAGGTGCCGGAGAACAACATCCCCGGGGAGTATCTGGGTTCCGTCCTCGCTCTAGACCCGGACCTGGGCCAGAACGGAACCGTGTTCTACTCCATCCTCAACTCCAACGTGAGTGGAGGAGATGTCAACACCTTCGTGAACGTGAACGCGGCCAACGGGGCCATCTACGCCGTCAGGTCATTCAACTACGAACAAATCAAATTCTTTGATTTTAAGGTCTTGGCGAAGGATGCTGGGTCTCCTCACCTGGAGAGCAACTCCACGGTCAGGGTCAGCGTCTTAGACGTTAACGACAATATCCCCGTCATCGTTCTCCCGCTGCTCCTGAACGACACGGCGGAGATCCACGTGCCACGGAACGTCGGCGTAGGTTACGTCGTCACCACGGTGAGGGCGGTCGACAACGATTACGGCGAGAGCGGGCGGTTGACCTACGAGATCTCCGACGGTAACGAGGAGCATCTGTTCGAGATGGACCCTGTGACAGGCGAGGTACGGACCGCCCACCCCTTCTGGGAGGACGTCAGCCCCACGGTGGAGCTGATCATCAGGGTGATGGACCACGGGAAGCCCACCCTCACCACCGCCGCACGCCTCATCGTCAAGGCCTACAGCGGACCGCTGCCGGGCGGCGAGCCCCACATCAACGAAGAGCATCACAACTGGGACACCTCGCTGCCCCTCATCGTCACCTTATCCATCATCTCTATGATGCTGCTGGCTGCCATGGTAACCATCGCCGTGAAGTGCAAACGGGAGAACAAGGAGATCAGGACGTACAACTGCCGCATCGCGGAGTACTCTCACCCGCAGCTGGGCAAAGGCAAGAAGAAGAAGATCAACAAGAATGACATCATGCTAGTTCAGAGCGAGGTGGAGGAACGGGACGCCATGAACGTCATGAACGTGGTGAGCTCCCCGTCGCTCGCCACCTCCCCCATGTATTTCGATTACCAGACGCGGCTGCCGCTGAGCTCGCCCAGGTCGGAGGTCATGTACCTCAAGCCCACGGCCAACAACCTGTCGGTGCCCCAGGGACAGGGCCACGGCGTCGGCTGTCACACGTCCTTCACTGGCCCGGTGACTAACACCACAGATACCCCCAGTAGCAGGATGTCCATTATACAGGTAGGAACAAGAAACCATTCAACTAGGTTTTTATTGATTTATGTGAACCTTTGTTTGTTTAGGTGA